One segment of Erigeron canadensis isolate Cc75 chromosome 2, C_canadensis_v1, whole genome shotgun sequence DNA contains the following:
- the LOC122586496 gene encoding V-type proton ATPase subunit a3-like, whose product MAEGERLPMMDLMRSEPMQLARVIIPVESAHRVISYLGDLGLFQFKDLNMEKSPFQRTYATQIKRCGEMARKLRFFKDQMYKAGLSPSKSAYSSVISLDELEVKLGELEGELVEMNGNSEKLQHAYNELLEYRLVLQKAGEVFSSAQKRATVQHREQEHRCIERSIDSPLLLEQEMTTDLSKQVKLRYVSGLVPRDKSIAFERILFRATRGNVFLKQESIEEPVIDPVSGHKVEKNVFIVFHSGERAKSKVLKICDAFGANRYPFTDDLGKQHQIITEVTGKLSELKTTIDVGEHHWRSVVEAISHQFEHWNNLVKKEKSIYHTLNMLSFDVTKKCLVAEGWCPTISTSQIQNTLMQATIDSNSQVGAIFEILHSKESPPTFFRTNKFTSAFQEIVNAYGVAKYQEANPGVYTVVTFPFLFAVMFGDWGHGICLFLATLILILREKTYSTQKLGDIMEMAFGGRYVIIMMSIFSIYTGLIYNEFFSVPYEFFGPSAYVCRDSSCRDATTVGLIKERNTYPFGVDPIWHGTRSELPFLNSLKMKMSILLGVAQMNLGIILSYYNAKFFHNDIDIWYQFIPQMIFLNSLFGYLSLLIIVKWCTGSQADLYHIMIYMFLSPMDDLEDNQLFIGQKYLQLLLLLMALVAVPWMLIPKPFLLQKQHEERHQGETYEPLGNVDDTIEPDPNERSHSGHEEFEFGEVMVHQLIHTIEFVLGSVSNTASYLRLWALSLAHSELSSVFYEKVLLLAWGYNSTVILVIGIIVFIFATVGVLLVMETLSAFLHALRLHWVEFQNKFYEGNGYKFSPFSFALIPNDEE is encoded by the exons ATGGCTGAAGGAGAACGTCTTCCCATGATGGATCTGATGCGATCAGAGCCAATGCAATTAGCTCGTGTCATCATTCCCGTTGAATCTGCTCATCGTGTCATTTCCTATCTTGGTGACCTCGGCCTTTTCCAGTTTAAAGAT CTCAACATGGAAAAGAGTCCATTCCAGAGGACGTATGCTACTCAG ATTAAAAGGTGTGGAGAGATGGCACGCAAGCTACGGTTCTTCAAGGATCAAATGTATAAGGCCGGGCTTTCCCCATCAAAGTCAGCATATAGCTCAGTCATTAGTCTAGATGAATTAGAG GTTAAACTTGGAGAGCTTGAAGGCGAGCTGGTAGAGATGAACGGAAACTCTGAAAAGCTACAACATGCTTATAATGAACTTTTAGAATACAGACTTGTTCTGCAGAAG GCGGGTGAGGTTTTTAGTTCTGCTCAAAAGAGGGCTACAGTTCAGCATAGAGAACAAGAACATCGGTGTATTGAAAGATCAATCGACAGTCCTCTGCTATTAGAACAA GAAATGACAACCGATTTGTCAAAGCAAGTTAAGCTGAGGTATGTCAGTGGTCTGGTTCCCAGAGATAAATCAATAGCTTTTGAAAGGATCCTGTTCCGTGCAACAAGGGGTAACGTGTTCTTAAAGCAAGAATCCATTGAAGAACCTGTCATTGATCCAGTGTCGGGGCATAAG GTGgagaaaaatgtttttattgtgtTTCATTCTGGAGAAAGGGCAAAAAGCAAGGTCTTGAAAATATGTGATGCATTTGGAGCAAACCGTTACCCATTCACTGATGACCTAGGAAAACAACATCAGATCATTACAGAG GTGACTGGAAAGCTTTCAGAGCTAAAAACGACTATTGACGTTGGAGAACATCACTGGAGAAGTGTGGTAGAGGCTATTAGTCATCAATTTGAACATTGGAACAATCTG GTCAAGAAAGAGAAATCCATTTACCACACGTTGAATATGCTAAGTTTTGATGTGACAAAAAAGTGCCTTGTGGCAGAAGGTTGGTGTCCTACGATTTCTACAAGTCAG attcaaaacacattgatgcAAGCGACCATCGACAGTAACTCACAGGTTGGGGCCATATTTGAGATTCTGCATTCTAAGGAATCACCGCCTACTTTTTTCCGCACAAATAAGTTTACATCTGCATTTCAAGAGATTGTAAATGCTTATGG GGTGGCCAAGTATCAAGAGGCGAATCCTGGTGTGTACACAGTTGTTACTTTTCCGTTCCTGTTTGCTGTCATGTTCGGAGATTGGGGACATGGTATATGCTTGTTTCTTGCGACACTAATTCTTATTCTGAGGGAAAAAACATACTCCACTCAG AAACTAGGAGATATCATGGAGATGGCGTTTGGTGGCCGTTATGTTATCATAATGATGTCAATATTTTCAATATACACGGGACTGATATATAATGAGTTCTTTTCTGTTCCATATGAATTTTTTGGTCCTTCTGCCTATGTCTGCCGTGATTCGTCCTGCAG GGATGCCACTACTGTTGGATTGATTAAGGAGCGAAACACTTATCCATTTGGTGTTGATCCCATATGGCATGGGACCCGCAGTGAATTGCCATTTCTTAACTCACTGAAGATGAAAATGTCAATCTTACTAGGAGTTGCTCAGATGAATCTTGGAATCATTTTGAGCTATTATAATGCCAAGTTTTTCCACAATGACATAGACATCTG GTACCAATTCATCCCGCAGATGATATTCTTGAATAGTTTGTTTGGCTACCTTTCATTACTCATTATCGTGAAATGGTGCACTGGTTCACAAGCTGATCTTTACCacataatgatatatatgttcCTCAGTCCCATGGACGATTTGGAGGACAATCAGCTATTTATCGGCCAGAAGTATCTCCAG TTACTGCTGTTATTGATGGCACTTGTTGCCGTACCATGGATGCTGATTCCAAAGCCATTTCTTTTGCAGAAGCAACATGAGGAA AGACACCAAGGTGAAACCTACGAACCACTTGGAAATGTCGATGACACTATTGAACCAGATCCAAATGAGAGGTCACATAGCGGACATGAGGAATTTGAGTTCGGTGAAGTTATGGTGCATCAGCTAATACATACTATCGAGTTTGTTCTTGGTTCAGTATCTAACACTGCATCATACCTACGTCTGTGGGCTCTAAG TCTAGCGCATTCAGAGCTTTCTAGTGTATTTTATGAGAAGGTTCTGCTTCTGGCCTGGGG ATACAACAGTACGGTGATACTTGTAATTGGCATTATCGTATTCATTTTTGCGACAGTTGGTGTGCTCTTGGTAATGGAAACTTTGAGTGCATTCCTGCATGCCCTCAGACTTCACTGGGTAGAATTCCAGAACAAGTTCTATGAGGGAAATGGCTACAAATTCTCCCCTTTTTCATTTGCTTTAATTCCCAACGATGAAGAGTGA